One region of Flavobacterium pisciphilum genomic DNA includes:
- the pta gene encoding phosphate acetyltransferase: MSKAVYIATSEQNSGKSIVTLGLMSMLMGKTAKVGYFRPIIEDFVDGDRDNHIDTVLTHFNLDIAFEDAFAITKSKLIKKKNKGKIGEVLDLIIEKYKRLEERFDFVLVEGTSFTGEGTAIELDTNVLIAKNLGIPTIILGTGVGKTLDELIDNLSLVYNSFKVKDVEVLAVIANKVQIENVELVTSGLQKSLPEGVLVNAIPIISSLNHPTMQEIVNHLGAKVLFGEAYLNNQTGHFSVGAMQLHNYLVHLGNNSLVITPGDRADIILGALQANESANYPTISGIVLTGNILPEESILKLIEGLSAIVPIIAVEEGTYHITNKIGAIKSQIYANNGHKIETSINTFEKYVDLDSLSEKLITFKAEGMTPKMFQYNMVKRAKQHRKHIVLPEGNDERIIMAASRLLDMDVVDISIIGDKKQIENKVVELGITFDFSKVNIINPTESDLYEDYANTYYELRKAKNVSITMARDLMEDVSYFGTMMVYKGHADGMVSGAAHTTQHTILPALQFIKTKPNSSVVSSVFFMCLEDRVSVFGDCAINPNPTAEQLAEIAISSAESSLAFGIEPKIAMLSYSSGSSGKGDEVEKVRTATEIVKQKRPDLKIEGPIQYDAAVDRSVGKSKMPDSEVAGQASVLIFPDLNTGNNTYKAVQRETGALAIGPMLQGLKKPVNDLSRGCTVDDIINTVVITAIQAQGL, from the coding sequence ATGAGTAAAGCGGTATATATAGCGACAAGCGAACAAAATAGTGGAAAATCCATTGTTACTTTGGGATTGATGAGTATGTTAATGGGAAAAACTGCCAAAGTAGGGTATTTTAGACCCATTATAGAGGATTTTGTCGATGGTGATCGAGACAATCATATTGATACAGTATTGACGCATTTTAACCTTGACATAGCTTTTGAAGATGCATTTGCAATAACCAAAAGCAAATTAATTAAGAAAAAGAATAAAGGTAAAATTGGTGAAGTTCTTGATTTGATTATTGAAAAATATAAACGTCTTGAAGAGCGTTTTGATTTTGTATTGGTTGAAGGAACTAGTTTTACTGGAGAAGGTACTGCTATTGAATTGGATACAAATGTATTAATTGCAAAGAATCTAGGGATTCCTACCATTATTTTAGGAACAGGAGTTGGTAAAACATTAGATGAATTAATTGATAATCTTTCACTTGTTTACAACTCATTTAAAGTAAAAGATGTTGAAGTATTGGCGGTTATTGCTAATAAAGTACAAATTGAGAATGTAGAATTAGTTACTTCAGGATTACAAAAAAGTTTACCAGAAGGAGTATTGGTAAATGCAATTCCTATTATTTCTAGTTTAAATCACCCAACGATGCAAGAAATTGTTAATCATCTTGGGGCTAAAGTTTTATTTGGTGAAGCTTATTTAAACAATCAAACTGGGCATTTTAGTGTTGGGGCTATGCAATTGCATAATTATTTAGTGCATTTAGGAAATAATTCGCTAGTGATAACTCCAGGAGATCGTGCAGATATTATTTTGGGAGCATTGCAAGCAAATGAATCGGCTAATTATCCAACAATTTCAGGAATTGTACTTACAGGAAATATTTTGCCAGAAGAAAGTATTTTGAAACTAATAGAAGGGCTTTCAGCTATTGTTCCAATTATTGCTGTAGAAGAAGGAACATATCATATTACGAATAAAATAGGGGCTATTAAATCACAGATTTATGCTAATAATGGTCATAAGATAGAAACCTCAATTAATACTTTCGAAAAATACGTTGATTTAGATAGTTTGTCTGAAAAGTTAATCACTTTTAAGGCTGAAGGCATGACGCCAAAAATGTTTCAGTACAATATGGTTAAAAGAGCCAAACAGCATCGTAAACATATTGTTTTGCCAGAAGGTAATGATGAGAGAATTATCATGGCAGCTTCAAGATTATTAGATATGGATGTTGTTGATATCTCAATTATTGGAGATAAAAAACAAATAGAAAATAAAGTTGTTGAACTAGGTATTACTTTTGATTTTTCTAAGGTCAATATTATTAACCCTACAGAATCTGATCTTTATGAAGATTATGCAAATACATACTATGAGCTTAGAAAAGCTAAAAATGTAAGTATTACTATGGCAAGAGATTTAATGGAAGACGTTTCTTATTTTGGTACAATGATGGTGTATAAAGGGCACGCTGACGGAATGGTTTCGGGAGCTGCTCATACAACGCAACATACAATATTACCCGCTTTACAGTTTATCAAAACCAAACCTAATTCATCAGTAGTTTCATCAGTATTTTTTATGTGTTTAGAAGATCGAGTTTCGGTATTTGGAGATTGTGCCATAAACCCAAACCCAACTGCTGAACAATTAGCTGAAATTGCAATTTCTTCTGCAGAATCGAGCTTAGCTTTTGGGATTGAACCCAAAATAGCAATGCTTTCATATTCTTCTGGATCATCAGGAAAAGGAGACGAAGTTGAAAAGGTAAGAACTGCAACTGAAATCGTTAAACAAAAACGTCCAGATTTAAAAATAGAAGGACCAATTCAATACGATGCAGCAGTAGATAGAAGTGTTGGGAAAAGTAAAATGCCAGATTCAGAAGTTGCTGGACAAGCAAGCGTACTTATTTTTCCAGACTTAAATACAGGAAATAACACATACAAAGCAGTACAAAGAGAAACAGGTGCATTGGCAATAGGTCCGATGTTACAAGGTTTAAAAAAACCTGTAAATGATTTAAGTCGTGGATGTACTGTTGACGATATTATAAATACAGTTGTTATTACAGCTATTCAAGCACAAGGATTATAA
- a CDS encoding RagB/SusD family nutrient uptake outer membrane protein, translated as MKRLYISIFVLSGLFFSGCANDFLDVDQTETLPDDPSLINNDEGAKSLVTAIYNQFLSWDMSSFGWIAVSSIISDDADKGSDPGDTGVDKDIIDGLTYNASTPSFQSVWNANYVGINRCNQALLFFPKLDKVTPALKTRLEGEAKFMRAFMYFTLVKGYGGVPIIDHPPIPGSDADRTMQLTRRSAAEVYAFIEKDLNDAITNLPDRSTYGPEDKARVSKGSAYALLAKVNLYQKNWQKVIDNCDKVTGYSLVSDYASMYKKEGEFGSESIFEINGVGSTSSPGFGIANYTASQSPRGTGGWGWGFNTPSEGLAKAYEVGDVRKNATIIFRGSTLYDGRVIPATVANAMYNYKAYSSDFYNQEFTDTNLRYLRYAEVLLMKAEALNEVGQTATAIPLLNQVRQRAGLGITPAVSQDDVRKAIWKERRVELAFEHDRWFDLVRTGQAEAAMAADGKTFIVGKHELFPIPNSFLREASGLSQQNPGGY; from the coding sequence ATGAAAAGATTATATATATCAATATTTGTACTTTCTGGATTATTCTTTTCTGGATGCGCAAATGATTTTCTAGATGTAGATCAAACTGAGACACTTCCAGATGATCCAAGTCTAATAAATAATGATGAAGGAGCTAAAAGTTTAGTGACAGCAATCTACAATCAATTTTTAAGCTGGGATATGTCATCTTTTGGTTGGATTGCAGTATCAAGTATCATTTCAGATGATGCAGATAAAGGTTCAGATCCTGGAGATACAGGAGTAGACAAAGATATTATCGATGGATTAACTTATAATGCTTCAACTCCATCATTCCAATCTGTTTGGAATGCTAATTATGTAGGGATAAATAGATGTAATCAAGCTTTGTTATTTTTTCCAAAGTTAGATAAAGTAACACCAGCTTTGAAAACTAGATTAGAAGGTGAAGCTAAGTTCATGAGAGCTTTTATGTACTTTACTTTAGTAAAAGGATATGGAGGGGTGCCTATTATTGATCATCCACCAATTCCAGGTTCAGATGCAGACAGAACAATGCAATTGACACGTAGATCAGCAGCAGAAGTGTATGCCTTTATTGAAAAAGACTTAAATGATGCAATAACAAATTTACCTGATAGATCAACTTACGGACCAGAAGATAAAGCTCGAGTTTCTAAAGGTTCTGCTTATGCTTTATTAGCAAAAGTAAATCTATATCAAAAAAATTGGCAAAAAGTTATTGATAATTGCGATAAAGTAACAGGATATAGCCTAGTTTCAGATTATGCTTCTATGTATAAAAAAGAAGGAGAATTTGGATCAGAATCTATTTTTGAAATTAATGGAGTAGGATCTACTTCTAGTCCAGGATTCGGAATTGCTAATTATACTGCTTCACAATCTCCACGTGGTACAGGTGGATGGGGTTGGGGTTTCAATACACCATCTGAAGGATTAGCAAAAGCTTATGAAGTTGGAGATGTTAGAAAAAATGCAACTATTATTTTTAGAGGGTCTACATTGTATGATGGTAGAGTAATTCCTGCTACTGTAGCTAACGCCATGTATAACTATAAAGCATATTCATCTGATTTCTATAACCAAGAGTTTACAGATACCAATCTTAGATATTTAAGATATGCTGAAGTTTTATTAATGAAAGCTGAGGCGCTAAACGAAGTAGGGCAAACAGCAACAGCTATTCCTTTATTAAATCAAGTTCGTCAAAGAGCAGGGTTAGGTATTACACCAGCTGTATCTCAAGATGATGTTAGAAAAGCAATCTGGAAAGAAAGAAGAGTAGAGTTGGCTTTTGAGCATGATAGATGGTTTGACCTTGTAAGAACTGGTCAAGCAGAAGCAGCTATGGCAGCAGATGGAAAAACTTTTATTGTAGGAAAACATGAATTATTTCCTATTCCAAATTCATTCTTAAGAGAGGCATCAGGTCTTTCACAACAAAACCCAGGAGGTTACTAA
- a CDS encoding acetate/propionate family kinase, translated as MKILILNSGSSSIKYQLMKMPANEVICSGMIDRIGLESSNITYKTKDVSFEETVSIQTHKIGLQKVASLLLNEETGVIKATSEIDAVGHRVVHGGSYFSDTTIITNEVKNKVKELSELAPLHNPAHLVGINVAEEIFTTAKQVAVFDTAFHQTIPVEAYKYAIPNYLLTENKVRVYGFHGTSHKYVSEQAIEYLERKSNIITIHLGNGCSMTAIKDGKSIDHTMGFSPANGLIMGTRAGDIDQSVIFYMMKNLDYTADEVNSILLKQSGMLGLTGYSDLRDIESEAEKGNKDCQLALAMNAYRIRKYIGSYAAVLNGLDAIVFTAGIGENSSYMRKLVCTDMEYFGIELDQDKNQIRSKSIREINTETSKTKILVIPTDEEFEIANQVYHLLKN; from the coding sequence ATGAAAATATTAATATTAAATTCAGGAAGTTCTTCTATAAAATACCAATTAATGAAAATGCCAGCTAACGAAGTAATTTGTTCTGGGATGATTGATAGAATTGGACTAGAGAGTTCGAATATAACGTATAAAACAAAGGATGTTTCTTTTGAAGAAACAGTATCAATACAGACACATAAAATTGGATTGCAAAAAGTTGCAAGCCTACTTTTAAATGAAGAAACAGGAGTAATAAAAGCTACTTCAGAAATAGATGCTGTTGGGCATCGTGTGGTTCATGGTGGAAGTTATTTTTCTGATACAACTATTATTACTAATGAAGTAAAGAACAAAGTAAAAGAACTTTCAGAATTAGCTCCATTACATAATCCAGCACATTTAGTTGGGATAAATGTAGCTGAAGAAATTTTTACTACTGCAAAACAAGTAGCAGTTTTTGATACCGCTTTTCATCAAACAATCCCTGTTGAGGCATATAAATATGCTATACCAAATTATCTTTTAACAGAAAATAAAGTGCGAGTTTATGGTTTTCATGGAACAAGTCACAAATATGTTTCTGAGCAAGCAATAGAGTATTTAGAGCGTAAATCTAATATTATCACAATACATCTTGGAAATGGATGTAGTATGACAGCTATTAAAGATGGGAAAAGTATTGATCATACGATGGGATTTTCTCCAGCAAATGGATTGATTATGGGAACACGTGCAGGAGATATAGATCAGTCTGTTATTTTTTACATGATGAAAAATCTAGATTATACTGCTGATGAGGTTAATTCGATTTTATTGAAACAAAGTGGCATGCTTGGACTTACGGGTTATAGTGATTTACGTGATATTGAATCAGAAGCAGAAAAAGGAAATAAAGATTGTCAATTGGCATTGGCAATGAATGCTTATAGAATAAGAAAATATATAGGTTCTTATGCTGCAGTTTTAAATGGCTTAGATGCCATTGTTTTTACAGCTGGAATAGGAGAAAACTCATCGTATATGCGAAAACTAGTATGTACAGATATGGAATATTTTGGAATAGAGTTAGATCAGGACAAAAATCAGATTCGCTCTAAATCCATTCGTGAAATTAATACAGAAACATCTAAAACCAAAATTTTGGTAATTCCTACAGATGAAGAGTTTGAAATTGCAAATCAGGTTTATCATTTGCTTAAAAACTAA
- a CDS encoding SusC/RagA family TonB-linked outer membrane protein encodes MRNLIFSLLALILLPAYMSGQVIKGKVLDSQGMAIPGAMVVATESRTSTDTDFDGNFELKGKIGEPLKISMVGFEAVTINSTSTPMSIVLKESEDTALKEVVVIGYGTRKKVDNTSAVSSIKSEEITKMKVLNASQAIQGKAAGVQVSASDAPGSTPSIVIRGIGTALGGRSPLYVVDGMPTENINNINTNDITSYEILKDASALAIYGTRGANGVIMITTKTGKGKLTVEVESFTGFRTPLKKVKMASSEEYARYSNPTYLKDYPDGRFSANQPYNTNWLDEITRTGSYTQNNLAISGASENIKYFFSVGNYEEKGILNGTEYGRTTIRNNNEFKISDRLKLTQNFSVSTIKNTPKPLSAFSSAYRQSPIVPVRFPSGKYGVAFDSNGVASESGKSFNNVGNPVAQLDYNNEKQQSIILQGGLKLDYEISKSLKFTSQFNGESYSYKQYNYVDNVAIWLAAEPSRVESGYPSSLNKNTLTRTREDYFNWNLSNYLTYNKVFGNIHDIEVTAGMESNVIGSREKLTIDRKNVDPNSNYWSIKGINSASSITGYKDEASNERRLASYFGRFQYKLMDRYLLTGTVRRDGSSQFAKDKRWGTFPSVGLGWVVSKESFLSNVETINLLKLRGSWGRLGNQNVPLNSQSFTSGVDVPGFGSGITINSQVDPNLSWEIVEELSAGFDFEILNNRLKGSFDLYDKNTTNAILNVLPYATSGLNLSTPIHVGEVSNKGYEIALRWDDKINDNLSYWVGGNFSHNKNKLASLSNPLIAATTGGDLGNGENVKYLDYSSIGRPLGSFYMYEYAGIDPANGDMLYYKADGSKVKQQLLDERLDKKYVGSVLPKINYGISLGLNYKNIDFSVDGYGTGGAKVYNGKKAQRFGGDNIESSLTNNFWTPTNTTASNPAPFNQIPKASTYYLESADFFRINNITLGYKLPLKEDQFISFCRLYVNAINPFITQKFSGFSPDVVGDGNPVSGNQGVELDAYPSLRSFVIGANLKF; translated from the coding sequence ATGAGAAATCTTATTTTTAGCTTATTAGCGCTCATTCTACTTCCAGCGTATATGTCTGGTCAAGTAATTAAAGGTAAGGTTTTGGATTCACAAGGCATGGCAATTCCAGGAGCAATGGTAGTAGCTACAGAATCTAGAACTTCAACTGACACAGATTTTGATGGTAATTTTGAACTTAAGGGCAAAATAGGAGAGCCATTAAAAATTAGCATGGTTGGGTTTGAAGCAGTAACGATAAACTCAACTTCAACTCCTATGAGTATAGTTTTGAAAGAATCTGAAGATACAGCTTTAAAAGAAGTTGTTGTTATTGGATATGGAACAAGAAAGAAAGTTGATAATACTTCGGCTGTAAGTTCAATCAAATCGGAAGAAATTACTAAAATGAAAGTATTGAATGCTTCTCAAGCAATACAAGGTAAAGCAGCTGGGGTTCAGGTTTCAGCTTCAGATGCACCAGGAAGTACACCTTCGATTGTGATTAGAGGTATTGGTACAGCATTAGGAGGAAGAAGTCCTTTATATGTTGTAGATGGTATGCCAACGGAGAATATCAATAATATCAATACAAATGATATTACTTCTTATGAAATTTTGAAAGATGCTTCTGCACTTGCTATCTATGGTACAAGAGGAGCTAATGGTGTAATTATGATTACAACCAAAACAGGAAAAGGAAAACTTACTGTTGAGGTAGAGAGTTTTACAGGTTTTAGAACTCCTTTGAAAAAAGTAAAAATGGCTAGTAGTGAAGAATATGCTCGTTATTCAAATCCTACTTACCTAAAAGACTATCCAGATGGAAGATTTTCGGCTAATCAGCCTTATAATACAAATTGGTTAGATGAAATTACTAGAACAGGATCATACACTCAAAATAATCTTGCTATTTCAGGGGCTTCAGAGAATATAAAATACTTTTTTAGTGTAGGTAATTATGAAGAAAAAGGTATTTTGAATGGAACGGAATATGGACGTACAACTATTAGAAATAATAATGAATTTAAAATTTCTGATAGACTTAAATTAACTCAAAATTTTAGTGTAAGTACTATAAAAAATACACCTAAACCTTTAAGTGCATTTTCTTCAGCTTATAGACAATCTCCTATAGTTCCAGTACGTTTCCCTAGTGGAAAATATGGAGTTGCATTTGATTCAAATGGAGTTGCTTCAGAGAGCGGAAAGTCATTTAATAATGTTGGAAATCCAGTAGCTCAGTTAGATTATAATAATGAGAAACAGCAAAGTATTATTTTGCAAGGAGGGTTAAAATTAGATTATGAAATTAGTAAATCATTAAAATTTACTTCTCAATTTAACGGAGAATCATATTCTTACAAGCAATATAATTATGTTGATAATGTAGCTATTTGGTTAGCGGCAGAACCTTCTCGTGTAGAGTCAGGGTATCCTTCAAGTTTAAATAAAAATACATTAACAAGAACTAGAGAGGATTATTTTAATTGGAACTTATCGAATTACTTAACATATAACAAGGTTTTTGGTAACATTCATGATATTGAGGTTACTGCTGGTATGGAATCTAATGTGATAGGAAGTAGAGAGAAGTTAACAATTGATAGAAAGAATGTAGATCCAAATTCTAATTATTGGTCTATAAAAGGGATTAATTCTGCTAGTTCAATAACAGGTTATAAAGATGAAGCTTCTAATGAAAGAAGATTAGCATCTTATTTTGGACGTTTCCAATACAAATTAATGGACAGGTATTTACTTACTGGTACTGTAAGACGTGATGGATCATCTCAATTTGCTAAAGACAAACGTTGGGGAACATTTCCTTCAGTTGGTTTAGGATGGGTAGTATCTAAAGAAAGTTTCTTAAGTAATGTAGAAACAATTAATTTATTAAAATTAAGAGGTTCTTGGGGTAGATTAGGAAATCAAAATGTACCACTTAATTCACAGTCATTCACTTCAGGAGTAGATGTACCTGGTTTTGGTTCTGGTATAACAATTAATTCACAAGTAGATCCTAATTTGTCTTGGGAAATTGTAGAAGAGCTTTCAGCAGGTTTTGACTTTGAAATATTAAACAATAGATTAAAAGGATCTTTTGATTTGTATGATAAGAATACAACAAATGCAATTTTGAATGTTTTACCATATGCGACTTCAGGATTAAATTTATCTACACCTATACACGTTGGAGAAGTATCTAATAAAGGATATGAAATTGCATTGCGTTGGGATGACAAAATAAATGATAATTTGAGCTATTGGGTAGGTGGTAACTTTTCTCATAATAAAAACAAACTTGCAAGTCTTTCAAATCCTCTAATTGCTGCTACTACTGGTGGAGATTTAGGGAATGGTGAAAATGTTAAGTATCTTGATTATAGTTCAATAGGAAGACCTTTGGGAAGTTTTTATATGTATGAATATGCAGGTATTGACCCAGCAAATGGTGATATGTTGTATTATAAGGCAGATGGAAGCAAGGTTAAACAACAATTATTAGACGAAAGACTTGATAAAAAATATGTAGGTTCAGTATTACCAAAAATTAATTACGGTATTAGTTTAGGATTGAATTATAAAAATATTGATTTTTCTGTTGACGGTTATGGTACAGGAGGAGCAAAAGTATACAATGGTAAAAAAGCACAACGATTTGGAGGAGATAATATTGAGTCTTCTTTAACTAATAATTTTTGGACACCAACAAATACAACAGCTTCAAATCCAGCACCTTTTAATCAGATTCCAAAAGCTTCGACTTATTACCTAGAATCAGCAGATTTCTTTAGAATCAACAACATTACTTTAGGATATAAACTTCCTCTAAAAGAGGATCAGTTTATTAGTTTTTGTAGATTATATGTAAATGCAATTAATCCGTTTATTACACAAAAATTCTCAGGTTTTTCACCTGATGTTGTAGGAGATGGTAACCCAGTTAGTGGTAATCAAGGGGTAGAGTTAGATGCTTACCCATCATTGAGATCATTTGTTATAGGCGCTAATTTAAAATTTTAA
- a CDS encoding helix-turn-helix and ligand-binding sensor domain-containing protein yields the protein MKSNLLNLFFLFFITFQIQAQELLPFVENYNKSNYEGDNQTWSVAQGNDNAMYFANNHYLVRYNGVVWEKYTLPNKTIIRSIMVDGDKIYSGSYKEFGYWYREDGKMKYVSISKNRRVFDENENEEVWKIFKLNDLIYFQSFNQIFVYDGKSIKKTKLPFLISYCFIINNRLLIASVEHGVFVVNGNKLNPVKGWGTLKNNVIHAIEKYQNKIYIFTHKKGIFVENKGNLIAWDNPLNEVLKNANINVARFLKNNKLIIGTAGEGVYMFDFNDNSFKNINRKNVLMNNSILSIGLDKEDDLWLGLDNGIAHIEVTSPVSIFYDNSGILGSVYSVVNIDKGYLMASNHGVFKYADKKLSLIPNSQGQAWNISKVDNRYFIGHNEGTFLYGNGQFSKLNTTNGGWNLTKSNIGNSYFQATYSGVVVYKDINNLEQKVVLKGLRKPIKYVAQNRKNEVWAADNYRGLYRILYNDNYETTKVENVTQHSKIGNDFGVKIFEFRKEILFLINKTWYTYNSISNLLEKNELFNSNFNNITDVAAIDENHFILLQEGLLYHIYANGNKFIWNSIQEKYYKGKIINDNLNIFKSKNNYLLNLDDGFILFQPKDINSQKLDLKVEAFNDENLIENNSSINYNSELRINVISGLFGAAKPNLFYKINDENNFRSIKDGLIVLNNLNSGSHGIEIYNHDGLSYSKISSFDFLVAKPWYLSYWMLLLYLSFIAGILYIYYRWNKMRYLQKLELREEELRHQKEILEMELKAENDLNSQEYQKHILELELQTKSSEVAGKSLSIAKQSEMIEKIQSILDSETDFNKLKSEIKKAIKINAVNKHEWETFENNLNQIHNEFVSNLLQKYPSLTSKDVKLCIYLKMNLSSKEIAPLMNISFRGVELHRYRLRKKLNLVQDENLSNFLLNL from the coding sequence TTGAAATCAAATCTTCTTAATTTATTTTTCCTCTTTTTTATAACATTTCAAATTCAAGCTCAAGAGTTACTTCCTTTTGTAGAAAATTATAATAAGTCTAATTACGAGGGAGATAACCAAACATGGAGTGTTGCACAAGGGAATGATAATGCAATGTATTTTGCAAACAATCATTATTTGGTGCGTTATAATGGTGTTGTTTGGGAGAAATATACATTGCCAAACAAAACAATCATTCGTTCAATTATGGTTGATGGTGATAAAATCTATTCAGGATCGTATAAAGAATTTGGTTATTGGTATAGAGAAGATGGAAAAATGAAATACGTTTCTATTTCTAAAAATAGGAGGGTATTTGATGAAAATGAAAATGAAGAGGTTTGGAAAATTTTTAAACTGAATGATTTAATTTATTTTCAATCATTCAATCAGATTTTTGTTTACGACGGAAAATCAATCAAAAAAACGAAGCTACCATTTTTAATATCTTATTGCTTTATTATCAATAATCGGTTGCTTATAGCTTCTGTTGAACATGGGGTTTTTGTTGTTAATGGAAACAAATTAAATCCTGTAAAAGGTTGGGGAACTTTAAAAAACAATGTCATTCATGCTATTGAAAAGTATCAGAATAAAATATACATTTTTACACATAAAAAAGGAATTTTTGTAGAAAACAAAGGAAATTTGATTGCTTGGGATAATCCATTAAATGAGGTTTTAAAGAATGCAAATATAAATGTTGCCCGATTTTTAAAAAACAACAAACTTATAATTGGTACAGCTGGAGAAGGTGTCTATATGTTTGATTTTAATGATAATTCTTTTAAAAACATCAATAGGAAAAATGTATTGATGAACAATTCTATTTTGAGTATTGGATTGGATAAAGAAGATGACTTATGGCTAGGTTTGGATAACGGAATAGCTCATATCGAAGTTACATCGCCAGTTTCTATTTTTTATGATAATTCAGGAATTTTAGGATCGGTATATTCAGTTGTAAACATTGATAAAGGATATTTAATGGCATCCAATCATGGTGTTTTTAAATATGCGGATAAAAAACTTTCCTTGATTCCTAATAGTCAAGGACAAGCTTGGAATATAAGTAAAGTAGATAATAGATACTTTATTGGTCATAATGAAGGAACATTCTTGTATGGAAACGGACAGTTTTCTAAGTTAAACACAACAAATGGGGGATGGAATTTAACCAAAAGTAATATTGGTAATTCTTATTTTCAAGCAACTTATAGTGGCGTTGTTGTATATAAAGATATTAATAACCTAGAACAAAAAGTAGTCTTAAAAGGATTAAGAAAGCCTATAAAATACGTCGCTCAAAACAGAAAAAATGAGGTATGGGCGGCTGATAATTATAGAGGTTTATATAGAATTTTATATAACGATAATTATGAAACTACAAAAGTAGAAAATGTTACGCAGCACAGTAAAATTGGAAATGACTTTGGTGTGAAAATATTTGAGTTTAGAAAAGAAATTCTTTTTTTGATAAATAAAACTTGGTACACTTATAATTCGATATCCAATCTTCTGGAAAAGAATGAACTTTTTAATTCTAATTTTAATAATATCACAGATGTGGCAGCTATTGATGAAAATCATTTTATCTTATTGCAAGAAGGGCTTTTATATCATATTTATGCAAATGGTAATAAATTTATATGGAATAGTATTCAAGAGAAATATTATAAAGGAAAAATCATCAATGACAACCTAAATATATTTAAAAGTAAGAACAACTACTTATTGAATTTGGATGATGGTTTTATTTTATTTCAACCCAAAGATATAAATAGCCAAAAATTAGATTTAAAGGTTGAGGCATTCAATGACGAAAACTTAATCGAAAACAATTCTAGTATAAATTATAATTCAGAATTAAGGATAAATGTAATCTCAGGCCTATTTGGTGCAGCTAAGCCAAATTTATTTTATAAAATTAATGATGAGAATAATTTTAGGTCTATAAAAGATGGTTTAATCGTTTTGAATAACTTAAATAGTGGTTCACATGGTATAGAAATTTATAATCATGATGGGCTAAGCTATAGCAAAATTTCGAGTTTTGATTTTCTTGTTGCAAAGCCATGGTATCTTTCCTATTGGATGCTTTTATTGTATTTGTCTTTTATAGCAGGTATTTTGTATATCTATTATAGATGGAATAAGATGCGTTATTTACAAAAACTAGAATTAAGAGAAGAGGAGCTAAGACATCAAAAGGAAATTCTAGAAATGGAATTGAAAGCAGAGAATGATTTGAATAGTCAAGAGTACCAAAAACATATTCTGGAACTTGAATTGCAAACCAAATCATCAGAGGTTGCTGGTAAATCTCTTTCTATCGCTAAACAAAGTGAAATGATTGAAAAGATTCAGAGTATTTTAGATTCTGAAACCGACTTTAATAAACTTAAGAGTGAGATTAAAAAAGCTATAAAAATAAATGCTGTCAATAAACACGAATGGGAAACTTTTGAAAATAACTTAAATCAAATTCACAATGAATTTGTATCAAATCTTTTGCAAAAATATCCTAGTTTAACTTCAAAGGATGTTAAGCTTTGCATTTACTTAAAAATGAATCTTTCTTCAAAAGAGATTGCACCTTTAATGAATATTTCATTTAGAGGAGTAGAACTACATCGTTATCGATTAAGAAAGAAATTGAATCTAGTTCAAGATGAAAACCTTTCTAACTTTTTATTAAATCTATAA